The genomic region AGTATTTGACTATTTGAGTATAACAGCAATATGCACAATTATGTTGTTAATTTATGGTTtcttaatctatactatattataatgcatgaaagaggggcattttaagatacccaaaaaataagaacttttccccctctttatttatagaaagacccctaaaatgagggtagtttggtcttttaaacattatttattttttagcccctaaaattattacacttaaatccctaaggttttaacaaaattatagataattagttacaattcactcCTGCATAACAAACTTATCATTTTTTTAcgtattcttgacatatcttataaactatattgtttaaaaaaaatccaaagatagcatgacgacctacacatttttgtcgacgtttcggtagttgtcttgttcaatatcgacgcacAAATTAAAAGGTACAAGTTGATTATGcgttaatgtacaagtaattaatacttATGATCTAATGTGCCTAATCTATAAAGAGGGCTCCAtctatgcaaacaaaaacaaaaggaattaaaagtaccgtaacataaaatgaagatattttctgtcacattttattttattaaaactgcctaatatctgtacttagatatatcttataaaaacttaaaactaaccacaacaaacttcctaaataaaggggtggaaaatctaaaattaaaccctaatgtacttctatagttactactataaataTAGCAGGACACTCCtatatctattgctaaacaaagttaaaaaaatggaTCTAGATCTGAATTCAATTGTTGCGAAAGGTCAGTTTTGTTATATCGCAGAAgtgaatattttttttcttttatttacttttatgtgaatgttaacttatttgatttttcagattcagttgcatgatgaacatgccaatttaaacaacacatttgtcgaacaagcttctaaggtattgattttgccggttttaagtattatttttgcgtatatctttcatattaacatgttctttatgttattatatgtgtgttttattgcaggatgatggtgataaaagtATTGATATTATTTCTTATGATGCAATGTTTAGTCCATACAAGTTTAATCTTCAATATGAATTTAGTGAAGatgtaattttaaggtttatttaatcttttttttaacttttgtatttGATTTTGTCATTCATAGGGATCAAAAGTTTGAGACTCAAATGAAGAGATCCAAGAGACTCTCTTAATGGAAATGGAGTGAGATTATTAATTTAGACGATTCTGAGGACAATGACAAAGAAGAGAAATTAAAAGATACTGTCGATTCAAGCACAAACCAGAAAACCCGATTAAAAATACGTCGAGTGTCAATTCAGAAGCGGAACAGATTTCATGCAGTCTAATATGAAatctatcaagtgtttttatattattttttcattttcagttgttatgtttgacctagacgtatgaataaagtttattttatatttgaactttatctttggtgttaatataatgcagttATTAACCATActaataaagttcaaaataaaaagttaatatatcctaaatttacaagtcaactgaacttatataagttaatatctTAAAGTTGCAGTAAATAGATATTGCAGTTAGATATAGTAAAgctgaaattataaaatattgcagttattcttggatattaatctaataatttgcatttcttaattaaaaagtaataaagtaataaactttaaagctaaactaaaaaacttaacttactatgatataaagttaataaaaaattaattattttataaacatttttataacaagtaatataaataaaatactccagaaatttacaatttttactagataaattctaaactgggttggaaatttttaggaattataagttcaactatattgttatagataatattagtcagttctaaaagaattatttaccaacttgactagatacatagtagtagattgtgttgcatatttttagggattattagttaaaagtagactcatatagataagattagttaggaactaaaaatttgaacttaatatgatataaagttaataaagatataaactcttatcatcctatttttttttataaaaacagttattgaaattttataaaaatataaattttttatatttgtaaaaaaccgaaatttaacaatttaagttaaagccctaaaacgtacttacgagtcaaatactattttttatttttataaaaacgaaaattttaaacttaaagtttattggatgggtactatgtggatatttagaaaaagttatgaacttcaaagaataaaattatactttataatttaaccaataaaataaacaaactttacaattataacaacttatcttttattttttgtcttttgattattatgttttgtaaaaaaaaacattattttttttgtcttttgattattaatttttataaaaaaacaaaacttttacatatgtgtaaacttatgacatatatatccaccacaataatgttatcataaatattatacgaataagaaaactaccagaaacgagtgtcacaatgcaaagtgtcgccaccgccgcatcgcgcgggcatcCTGCTAGTAATAATAAAAAACAAATGCTAAATTAGTGATTTGCTGgcttattatttaattttatttatactTTCAATATGTTAATTATTTATTCTCTTTAACTTCTATTTTAGTTTTGTAATACACACCCATTAATtctatttttaaattttatttgtAACGAGAGTAGAACCCTTAATCTCATATGATGAATATCTTTTCAACATCCCGGTATCATTAAGCTATAAATTATTTGATTATATTCACCCATCAATGCCTCGCGGCACTCCAATATAGACTACAAAGAGAGCACACTTGTCAAAAGCTATCAATGTAAAAAGATCCAACTATAGAATCTCAAGTGATAATCAAGCGAAATTTTAGGGGTGATATAAGGTTTTGAGACCATTAGATTTCTGAGTTTGATTCTCATAAGGGGGTTTcctcatatttattgggtttcctcttgaatTGATATATAAATAATATTGCCCTGTGAAGATGGATATAATCGGGTGGTTCCACTGGTGACAtgatgatactctagtggtctgtcagtgatccaaatttaccgttaaaaaaaaaatctcaacGGGTAACACTTATAACATGAACGAACTAAGGAAATTTGATTTTAGGTATTCGTTGATTTTCAATCCACACaaattttttatacttttttccATGAGCACCTCAAATTTTTTATACACCATGAGCGCCTTCGTTGTAACGTAACTTATTGTCTAATATAAAAATACTTGTAATATTAATTGTAAAACTAAAATATTACATTGACTTTCAAATAGTTTTATAAAAAACTAaattgtaataaatattatcaGTATATGCATGTCGATATTCTGTTTTGAACTTCATTAGTAGGAATTTGGAGCTTCTACATTTGTCCGCATCtggtttaatttttatttatttccatTTGCAATTATAAAAAAACCGATGATGTGTTTAGGTAATCTTATAAAAATGGTGATGTGTTTAGGTAATCTAATGGGTCACCCATCCATTGTGGTTTGTTTAGAGTGGTTCGGCAGTTTGACCCACTCTTTCGTCTCCTTTTTAGTTTGCACAACCACCCATGGTTCTATATATTTATGTAGAGAGGGCGTCAATAAAgaacatttttttaaaaagtaataaaaaaattcGTATAACTAGTTAAGCGTAGTAATTTTCTTTGAAcggtaaacttcattaaaaaacgGCAAAGCCTCAACAGAGGCCGCCACAAAACCTTACAATATATACAACGGATAATTTACCCAACTATTCCACAATTCTTGTATCTAGAGCGGTGTTTAAACCAAAGAAACGACATACATTTAACACTAGCAACCACCTCTACGACTCTAGGCGAGGAACCGTCAAACACCTTCTTATTGCGTTCCTTCCACAGAGCCCAGCACGCTATCATAACAATGCCCCGAATGATCTTCTTTCCCCACTTAGAAACCTGCATATGATCCTGAATTTGCAGCAATTCTTCCACTGTCATCAAACCAGAATACCGGATCTTGCACCAGTTTAACACCGCAACCCACATGCCATCCGCAAAGCCACACTCGATCATAAGATGCGTTATAGACTCATCATAAACTTCACACATCGGACACACAGGGTCCGGTATATTTACTTGCCTCCTAACCAAAGCCTTACGGGTCGGAATTCGATCTTTTTCAATCCTCCACATCAACATATTAACTTTTATAGGAACCCAAGACTCCCACTTCATGAATTGCTGCATCGGACCGTACCTATTCCTCCTCAAGCGCTCTTTTACAGCAGCCACCGAAAAACTTTTGCTCTCATCCGAGTCCCACAACCATCGATCCTTGTTACCAGAGACACTAACCTGAGACAACATGTATTGCAGTTCTTGCAATTCAGAAATTGACTCCACAGAATCAGCACTAAACGCCCCAATGTCAGCCAAAATAGTCGACCCATTTTCCTCTTTAATTCTGTCCCGGACTGCACAATTTTTATGTTTTCCCCCAGCAAAAAGCCGCGGCCATCTCTCCATTAATGGGACAGACCCATACCAAATATCCTTCCAAAATCTAATATCCTTTCCATTCCCAAGTTTACATGTAAATAAGTATTTTAGGCACGTACCATCAATCCGAAGATTATCCAAGTAACAAGCAATCGCCTTCCAACACCCTGGAATCGCTCTTTTAATTGGAAGAAACTGCCATCTTTTTCGTCTCCCATGAATActtttgtaggatcgtgtactgacccgaacgagtcgttcagaggcaatcttctatgtttcaggtgcggaataacaagaaacgtaggtagaaatagcttatTCTTCACTTTAATCAACTGTTGTATTGATTTatcaacgtttacagctcaaacgtcacaccggcagcacctcagtATGGAAATCACAAAAGTTACAAATGGATTCGcttcaggggtatttataggagttcaggtttcgcttcaagtgacaATGTTGACTGAAGCGGAACCTCAAGACCAATCAAGCGAAACCTCTATCTAaagaccctataagcgaaaccttgacctaaaacctatacaatctcatattttctcgtatattgagccctaatctatacaatgcaatgtttgactcgatccaagacgaagtcgacagatgaagtgcatcaacagactccccctcagatgttgacggagtcgtccatcgagtcacgactatgctgtgtcttcacatcttcagtcttgaccagtctctgggcttttcttccttctctctcttcaattctcttgatcagatctcttgattccttaagtttatCAGTATCATAATTGAAATCTGGATCAACTCaggtatcttcagactccccctctcgatttgctggcattcacttgatcttcagcaacatcttcaggatcgttgtctggctttcataGATTTTTAGGAACAATTTACCTGGCTCAAACAAAGATCTTCAGGAATTgaaacctggcactctatcttctGATCCAAGATCACCTGGCTatacctgcacattcttaacccagcaaTAAGATTTCTAGATTTAACCTCTTAAGtgcaccaacactgactccctctcatatgcaccaacaatcacTCTTCCTCAGatcatgatgaaccacttgaagatttgaCAGATATTTTTTTGATAATTTgaagcactccccctcacaacaacttcatcatgtctagcactcggaattttgaaaatcagctttccaatatcagttgtcgaaaatctttttgaattattttttaaacttatgctaaaacacactgaaaatctttttgtattttgtaATAACGaaacatgtaatgcagtaaagaaatatttacagacactatttttgtgagttcgtgtaagaagATCATaccagtttatgagacatgtcactaacaccgttaagcttgattacattttcagttctaaacaattcacctagattgtcagtatatcagtccactgaaattttcacacaaagttcaattaatccgagatacgatgttaattgTCTTATatactgacttattcgtgtgtctcactacttgaatatactcctgtatccagatcccaatattcagtcttacaggtgagtataccacagctgatatctgtatagaggttagatgcgagggccgtgagagctcaggtcgatacttccgtatacgcagagagatgacggcttcgacttttggtgtgtcccctttagaggatcttttgatttcaacagcagcgactatcaattttattgtttcatcggcatgctgagggcgaagctatgtttcaagcttttgcggaaagcattatccgaggactaggtcagtacttccatacagcaaaagtcccgggataataccccagatatcactgagcataaagacctagtatctcagaataagggacctttcaaacaagatttcaggggttacctatatatccaagtttgtgttaacccacagaacaagcaagtttgaaatttagtttatatctcgtcaaaatttactaagtgtgcgaaaacctactggcacatcctcagtgagattgtttatcacattttatctttacatttctttagcatgttgtgacagcctactgatgtactatcatttcctcttttcacaacgaaactcatttttgaattttatcatgtttttggttttttttaaattttctaatgtttttggattttctgaaattttcttactccccctaaaatgcaaacacatttcaaaggaaatttgaaaactactagactcttgGCTCACtagaaaacatagaaaacaacacaaactgtacagaaacttgacaactgacatcgaatcacatcaaatcgccattcactcggcataaacaatctgaactcccgctatcacaaaccattttctcatttagatctcaaaacacttaagtttgttttaatcaaaatgatttttccggaaaatgagtttgcttttaccacttgtaagttagcATCATAtttggggatgtggttcatcattttgtctattttaactaaatttagtaaatcaagtacaacttaatgtccctgatttaccattcaCAGTTCACAAACCTCTGTACtacttgtaaaaataaccacttgtaggaatattacgtctacattttacccatcaaagtgccgattcctgcttcgcacttaccaacctggaagctccggcgtagtcctttcacctgtaaaattcaaaactattcaaaatctttcaaacaaacttttcaaacactagaatgatgccgattcatgatccacatataaacttgggatctccggcgtagtcctaagactatcatggaaagcagacttccatccaagtcttctcagacttgatggctttcaattcttgcacagtggggttgtatgttgcctttttagttgcataaaagtctttaaccccctttgccttcccactcaacattttcccaaaaatcc from Helianthus annuus cultivar XRQ/B chromosome 10, HanXRQr2.0-SUNRISE, whole genome shotgun sequence harbors:
- the LOC110880476 gene encoding uncharacterized protein LOC110880476: MERWPRLFAGGKHKNCAVRDRIKEENGSTILADIGAFSADSVESISELQELQYMLSQVSVSGNKDRWLWDSDESKSFSVAAVKERLRRNRYGPMQQFMKWESWVPIKVNMLMWRIEKDRIPTRKALVRRQVNIPDPVCPMCEVYDESITHLMIECGFADGMWVAVLNWCKIRYSGLMTVEELLQIQDHMQVSKWGKKIIRGIVMIACWALWKERNKKVFDGSSPRVVEVVASVKCMSFLWFKHRSRYKNCGIVG